One window of the Canis aureus isolate CA01 chromosome 1, VMU_Caureus_v.1.0, whole genome shotgun sequence genome contains the following:
- the PNMA8A gene encoding paraneoplastic antigen-like protein 8A, whose protein sequence is MAMNLLEDWCRGMEVDIHRSLLVTGIPEDCGQAEIEETLNGVLSPLGPYFVLNKIFLREENAKAALIEVGEGVNLRAIPREFPGRGGVWRVVCRDPTQDAEFLKNLNEFLDAEGRTWEDVVRLLQLGHPPRPQNQPRENWAEALGVLLGAVVQIIIYMDAEFRSREEARVQEVADAQAVATSASAARRKIKKEPGRAAEVGSALKIENPDCWHDPGDEGDPPKPVVLRAGAKNRSRRKKQRKNPKQESVPWKKPKGQHSNSSGSLEDLEADGAEDMEVSEYIRSKKKPCVKQEESALKKPMAKCAWKAPSTPSHDPPSEAVSPGVALESDQDGGQEGPPKKKAMSWALAKSSAPMRKKKKVSLGPVSYVLVDSEDAKKKPAIAKKGPGSRRDASVRKALRGPQPEGLPASTSQGPKAKPEGSPPASSGQNGNRSHLGCASKWMSGEEQEQQVGVEALGGMAGQVVREEDPSAAEEADDTPAEASEGESPDLPPRSP, encoded by the coding sequence ATGGCCATGAACCTCCTGGAGGACTGGTGCCGGGGGATGGAAGTGGACATCCACAGGTCCCTGTTGGTCACGGGCATCCCGGAGGACTGTGGTCAAGCAGAAATCGAGGAGACTTTAAATGGGGTCCTCTCCCCGCTGGGCCCATACTTCGTGCTCAATAAGATTTTTCTGAGGGAAGAGAATGCCAAAGCTGCCCTGATTGAGGTCGGAGAGGGTGTGAATCTCAGGGCCATACCCCGCGAATTCCCAGGAAGGGGGGGCGTCTGGAGAGTGGTTTGTAGAGACCCCACCCAGGatgctgagtttttaaaaaatctgaatgaaTTCCTGGATGCGGAGGGGCGCACCTGGGAGGATGTGGTCCGCCTACTCCAGCTTGGCCACCCCCCACGCCCCCAGAATCAGCCCCGAGAGAACTGGGCAGAAGCTCTGGGGGTGCTCCTGGGGGCAGTGGTGCAAATCATCATCTACATGGATGCGGAGTTCCGCAGCCGCGAGGAAGCTAGGGTGCAAGAAGTGGCTGATGCCCAGGCAGTGGCAACCTCAGCCTCAGCAGCACGGAGGAAGATCAAGAAGGAGCCAGGGCGGGCTGCAGAAGTAGGTTCTGCTTTGAAGATCGAGAATCCTGACTGCTGGCATGACCCGGGAGATGAAGGGGACCCTCCCAAACCTGTGGTTCTCAGAGCTGGAGCTAAAAATCGCTccaggagaaagaagcagagaaaaaacCCAAAGCAGGAATCAGTGCCTTGGAAGAAGCCCAAAGGCCAGCATTCCAACAGCTCAGGCTCCTTGGAGGATCTTGAGGCTGATGGTGCTGAAGATATGGAGGTCTCAGAATATATCAGGAGCAAAAAAAAGCCGTGTGTGAAGCAGGAGGAGTCAGCTTTGAAGAAGCCTATGGCAAAATGTGCCTGGAAGGCTCCCAGTACCCCATCCCACGATCCCCCGTCAGAAGCTGTGAGTCCTGGGGTTGCTTTGGAGTCAGACCAAGATGGCGGTCAGGAGGGCCCCCCAAAGAAGAAAGCCATGAGCTGGGCCTTGGCAAAGAGTTCTGCCcccatgagaaagaagaagaaggtgagCTTGGGCCCTGTTTCATACGTCCTTGTTGATTCAGAAGATGCCAAGAAGAAGCCAGCGATCGCAAAGAAAGGGCCAGGCTCAAGAAGAGATGCCTCCGTTCGGAAAGCCCTCCGAGGCCCCCAGCCTGAGGGATTGCCAGCCTCAACGTCTCAGGGCCCAAAGGCCAAGCCAGAaggctctcctcctgcctctaGTGGTCAGAATGGCAACAGAAGTCATTTGGGTTGTGCCAGCAAGTGGATGAGTGGGgaagagcaggagcagcaggtggGCGTAGAGGCACTCGGGGGCATGGCAGGTCAGGTGGTGCGTGAGGAGGATCCCAGTGCAGCGGAGGAGGCAGATGACACACCAGCTGAGGCTTCAGAGGGCGAGAGCCCTGACCTCCCTCCTAGGAGCCCCTGA